Part of the Arsenicicoccus sp. oral taxon 190 genome, GGAGGTCGCGGCGGCCAGGGTGGCCAGGGAGGGGGCCGGGGTGCCGGTCGCCAGGGCGGTCCCCGCGCCGGGGGCTTCCGGGGTGGCGGCCCGCGCCGCGGCACGGGAGCCGGTGGCCGCGTGGCGGGGCAGGGCCGTGGCCGGCCCCAGCCCGACCAGCGCGCGCAGCGCCCGCAGCGCCCGCAGCGCCCGCAGCGACCCGCCCGCAGCACCGAGCCCTACGTCGACGTGCACAACCCTGAGGGCACGCGCCTCCAGAAGCTGCTGGCCGCCGCCGGCATCGGCTCGCGGCGCACCTGCGAGAACCTCATCGCCGAGGGCCACGTCCAGGTCGACGGCCAGGTCGTCACCGACATGGGGGTCCGCGTCGACCCGGCGTCCCAGCAGGTGCACGTCGACGGCGTGCGGGTGATCTTCGACGAGACCAAGGTCTACCTGGCATTCAACAAGCCGCTCAACGTGGTCACCTCGATGCACGACGAGCTGGGGCGCGTCGACATCGGCGACTACCTCGGCGAGGGCCGCAAGCAGCGGCTCTTCCACGTGGGTCGGCTCGACCAGGACACCGAGGGCCTGCTGCTGCTCACCAACGACGGGGAGCTCGCGCACCGGCTGCAGCACCCGGCCTACGGCGTCACCAAGACCTACCTCGCCCAGGTGCCCGGGCCGCTGCCCCGCGACCTCGGCAAGCAGCTGCGCGACGGCGTCGAGCTCGAGGACGGCCCGGTCCGCGCGGACTCCTTCAAGGTCGTCGACTCCTCGCCCGGCAAGGCGGTCGTCGAGATCGTGCTGCACGAGGGCCGCAAGCACGTCGTGCGCCGGATGCTCGAGGCAGTCGGTCACCCCGTCATCCACCTCGTGCGGATCAAGGTCGGCGAGGTGGGCCTCGGCAACCTCAAGGCGGGCAAGATGCGGGCGCTGACCCGCGCCGAGGTGTCCTCGCTCTACGAGGCCGCCCAGCTGTGAGCGCGGGCCCGTCCCGCCGCGCCCGCATCGTCGGCACCGGCCTGATCGGCACGTCCGTCGGGCTGGCGCTGCGCGCGGCCGGGTGGCAGGTCAGCCTGCAGGACCCGTCGCCGACCGCGGCGCTGCTCGCCCGGGACCTCGGCGCGGGCGAGCTGGACGATTTGCCGCCCGACGTCGTCGTGGTCGCGGCCCCGCCGGACGTCGCGGCCCAGGTCGTCACCAAGCAGCTGGAGCGCTGGCCGGACGCCGTCGTCACGGACGTCGCCTCGGTCAAGGGGGTGGTCGCCGACGGCGTGCGCGCCCGGGGCGGCGACCTCAGCCGGTATGTTGGCAGCCACCCGATGGCGGGGCGCGAGCGGTCCGGGGCGGTGGCGGCGCGGCCCGACCTCTTCGAGGGGCGCGCGTGGGTCGTGGTACCCACGCCGGCCTCCAGCGACGAGGCCGTGGAGCGGGTGGTCGCGCTGGCGCGCGCGGCCCGGGGCGAGGTCGTGCAGCTCAGCGCCGCCGACCACGACGCGGCCGTCGCCACCGTCTCCCACCTGCCGCAGGTCATGGCGACGCTGACCGCCGCCCGGCTGCGCGACCAGGCCGAGGACGCCGTGGGTCTGGCCGGTCAGGGCCTGCGCGACGTCACCCGGATCGCCGCGAGCGACCCGCTGCTATGGACCCAGATCCTCGCCGGCAACGCGGCGGGGGTCCGCGACGTGCTCCGCGGCGTCCAGGACGACCTCGCCGTCACCGTGCAGGCGCTGGACCAGCTGGCGCGCGGCGAGGACGCCCGCGGCGCCCGGGCCGTGCTCGCCGGCCTCCTCGACGACGGCAACCGCGGCCGGGCCCTCGTGCCCGGCAAGCACGGTGGCGCCCCCACGACCTACGAGGTCGTCACCGTCGTCGTGCCGGACGAGCCGGGCGCCCTCGGGCGGCTCTTCGCGGCGATGGGGGAGGCCGACATCAACCTCGAGGACCTCCACCTGGAGCACGCGGTCGGCCACCCGGTCGCGCTCGCCGAGGTGTCCGTCCTCCCGGCGGTGGCCGACCGGCTGCGCGACCACCTCGGGTCCGCCGGGTGGCGCATCCACTAGAGTCCGGCCCATGACGAGCCGCCCCGAGCCCACCCTGCGTCCCCCGTCTCCTCAGGACCAGATGAACGGCCCGGACCTCGTCGTCGTCGCCATCGACGGACCCTCCGGCTCGGGCAAGTCCACCGTGTCCCGCCTCGCGGCGCAGCGCCTCGGCTACGGCTACCTCGACACCGGCGCGATGTACCGCGCCGCCACCTGGTGGTGCCTGCGCGAGGGGCTCCCGCTCGGCGACCAGGAGCGCGTCGCCGAGGCGGTGCTCGCGATGCCGCTGGCGATGGGCACCGACCCCGCGTCCCCGACCGTCGAGGTGGCGGGCGAGGACATCGGCATACCGATCCGCGCCACCGAGATCTCCACCCAGGTCTCCCAGGTCGCCACCAACCTGGCCGTCCGCGCGGAGCTGCGCCGCAGGCAGCGGGAGATCATCGGCCTCGTGGGCCGGGACCTCGGCGGGATCGTCGCCGAGGGCCGCGACATCACCACCGTCGTCGCCCCCGACGCCGACGTGCGGATCCTGCTGGTCGCCTCGGAGGAGGCGCGGCTGCGTCGCCGCTCCACCGAGCTGCACGGCACCGCCTCCGCCGAGGCCGTGGCCGCCACCCGCGACCAGGTCGTGCGGCGCGACCGCGACGACTCGACGGTGTCGACCTTCCTGACCGCGGCGCCCGGCGTGACCACCATCGACACCTCCGACCTGACCCTTGCCGGGTCGGTGGAGGCCGTGCTCGACGAGATCGCCGCGGCCATGGGGCGCATCCGTGACTGACTCGCTCCGCCCGCTCGCCGCCCGACCCCTCATGCGCCGTGTGCACCCCGTCCTCGACCGCATCTTTCGCCTCGCCTACCGCGTCACCGTGCTCGGGCAGGCGCAGCTGCCGACCTCGGGGCCGGTCATCCTCGTCGCCAACCACAGCGGCGTGCTCGACGGCCCGCTCGTGGCGTCGCTGTGCCCTCGGGTGCCGCACTTCCTGGTCAAGCAGGAGCTGTATGCCGGGCTCGTCGGTCGCCTCCTGACCGCGCTCGGCCAGATCCCGGTCGACCGCTCGACGGGGGACCGTCGCGCCCTCGCGGCCGCCCGGGAGGTGCTGGACGCGGGGGAGTGCGTGGGCGTCTTCCCCGAGGGGACGCGCGGCGCGGGCGAGGTCGAGTCGATCCAGCAGGGCGCCGCGTGGCTCGCGCTGCAGTCCGGGGCCACCGTCGTGCCAGTGGCCTGCCGCGGGACCCGGCCGGCCGGGCGGGGGGCGGGGGCGCTCCCGCGGCCGCGCGCGCGGATCCTCGTGGCCTTCGGCGAGCCCTTCGTGGTGCGGCCCGGCACCCGGGACGACGGTCGGCCCCTGCCCGGCCGGGAGCGGCTGCGGGACGCGACGCTGCAGGTGCACCAGCGCCTGCGCGACCACGTCGCCGCCACCCCTCCCCGCTAGCGGCCCCTCCCCGGTAGCCACCCTCCCGGGCGACCCATGTCGCAGGTCGGCCGCCGCCGCGCTCAGGCAGGCTGACCCCCGTCCGCTCTCTCCCGCCGGCCTGTGGTTATCGGATATGATAA contains:
- a CDS encoding prephenate dehydrogenase, with protein sequence MSAGPSRRARIVGTGLIGTSVGLALRAAGWQVSLQDPSPTAALLARDLGAGELDDLPPDVVVVAAPPDVAAQVVTKQLERWPDAVVTDVASVKGVVADGVRARGGDLSRYVGSHPMAGRERSGAVAARPDLFEGRAWVVVPTPASSDEAVERVVALARAARGEVVQLSAADHDAAVATVSHLPQVMATLTAARLRDQAEDAVGLAGQGLRDVTRIAASDPLLWTQILAGNAAGVRDVLRGVQDDLAVTVQALDQLARGEDARGARAVLAGLLDDGNRGRALVPGKHGGAPTTYEVVTVVVPDEPGALGRLFAAMGEADINLEDLHLEHAVGHPVALAEVSVLPAVADRLRDHLGSAGWRIH
- a CDS encoding lysophospholipid acyltransferase family protein, giving the protein MTDSLRPLAARPLMRRVHPVLDRIFRLAYRVTVLGQAQLPTSGPVILVANHSGVLDGPLVASLCPRVPHFLVKQELYAGLVGRLLTALGQIPVDRSTGDRRALAAAREVLDAGECVGVFPEGTRGAGEVESIQQGAAWLALQSGATVVPVACRGTRPAGRGAGALPRPRARILVAFGEPFVVRPGTRDDGRPLPGRERLRDATLQVHQRLRDHVAATPPR
- the cmk gene encoding (d)CMP kinase, which encodes MTSRPEPTLRPPSPQDQMNGPDLVVVAIDGPSGSGKSTVSRLAAQRLGYGYLDTGAMYRAATWWCLREGLPLGDQERVAEAVLAMPLAMGTDPASPTVEVAGEDIGIPIRATEISTQVSQVATNLAVRAELRRRQREIIGLVGRDLGGIVAEGRDITTVVAPDADVRILLVASEEARLRRRSTELHGTASAEAVAATRDQVVRRDRDDSTVSTFLTAAPGVTTIDTSDLTLAGSVEAVLDEIAAAMGRIRD
- a CDS encoding pseudouridine synthase; protein product: MSPQSNRSSGSGQGGRGGQGGRGGQGGQGGGRGAGRQGGPRAGGFRGGGPRRGTGAGGRVAGQGRGRPQPDQRAQRPQRPQRPQRPARSTEPYVDVHNPEGTRLQKLLAAAGIGSRRTCENLIAEGHVQVDGQVVTDMGVRVDPASQQVHVDGVRVIFDETKVYLAFNKPLNVVTSMHDELGRVDIGDYLGEGRKQRLFHVGRLDQDTEGLLLLTNDGELAHRLQHPAYGVTKTYLAQVPGPLPRDLGKQLRDGVELEDGPVRADSFKVVDSSPGKAVVEIVLHEGRKHVVRRMLEAVGHPVIHLVRIKVGEVGLGNLKAGKMRALTRAEVSSLYEAAQL